GGGCGCGCGGGCTTCTGCGGGGAGTCGTTGCGCGCCGAGAGCCACTCGCGCAGGTCGCTCGGGTGGAACCGGACCCCGAACCGCGTGTGGATCCGCTCGGGCACCCGGCGCGCGGTCCACAGGTCCGTATCGAACCCGTACGCGGTCGGGGGCCGATCGAGGCACCCGAGTACCTGGCACTCCGGGGCACCGGTCAGGAACCCCGGGCCACCCACGTGGGCTTGGCCTTCAGGCCCGGTCGCCCGGGGTTCCTGACAGGGCCACCCACGTGGCCGCGGTGACCCGATGCACACCCCGGAACGCGACCACGTCCTTCTGTGACCACCCCGCGGAGACGCCCGGTACCCCCACCCGGCGACGCGCCTCCAACTCGGCTGACGTTCCTTTGCTCCTCATACCCAGCTACTTATAAACACGCCCGCAACTGAGGAGCTTTGCGCTCCTGCGCGGCATTAGTCGTCGCACCCGCGCGATACCTTGGTAGAACGCGCGGCACCAAGTGGGTACGATTCATTCACCTTCGGTCGCACCGCCTCGGGTTGTGGGATTAACAACCTCGCTCCGAACCGGAAGACCGTTCTCAAGGGACCAACTCTGATAGCTTCGCTCAATCGTGATCCGAGTGGCAACTACACGATCCAAGTCGTCTGCGGCGACGGTAAGCGCCCAATCCGGCTCGGTCGGGTGAACAAGAAGACCGCGAACGAGATCAAATTGAAAATTGAGCCCCTGAACGCGCTGGTGATAGCAAACCTGCCTCTCGACACAAAAACCGCCTTACGGGTATCTAGCATCGGAGACGATCTTGCTGCGAAACTTGCCGCCGTCGGTCTGATCCCGACCGCGGGCGACGCGGGCACTGGGAGTGTTCCTCGACGAATACCTCGCGCAACGGCGCGGCGATTCTAAGCCCGCAACCGCCGTTACCATCCACCGCGTCGTCACCGATCTCACCGCATTCCTGGGTGCGGGAACGGACCTCCGTGCCGTTACCGTTGAGAAGGCAGAAGGCTCCAAGTGCTTCTACCAAGACAAGAGCCTCGCGTCCGCGACAGTCTATCGGCGGTTGAAGATGGCGAAAATGCTCTTCGGGCACGCGCTCAACCTGAAACTCATCGGCGCGAACCCGTTTGCAGGCGTGAAGAGTAAGAATCACAACCCGGCCGAGCGCCGCCACTACATCACCCCGACCGATGCACTGAAGCTGATAGATGTTGCGAATCCGACGTGGCGCACCATTATCGCTCTTTCTCGGTTCGGCGGGTTGCGGTGTCCCAGCGAGGTGCTGAGCCTGAAGTGGGAAACCGTCAATCTCGTTGCGGGGCGAATGGTCGTCCACAGCCCGAAGACTGAACACCTCGAAGATCGCTCTGAGCGCATAGTTCCGGTGCTCGCCGCGCTGCGCCCGTTTCTCGAAGAGGCATGGGAACTGGCCGCGCCGGGCGAACAATACGTTGTCGGCAGCATACAAGGGAACAACTACCGGGCAACCGCCAACGGTCCAGCGGGTTGGGTGAACACGAACCTCCGCACCACCTTCGAGAAGGTCCTTCGCCGGGCCGGGCTAAGCCGTGGCCCAAAATGTTCCACAATCTGCGGGCAAGTTGCGAAACCGACCTGATGGCAAATCACCCGATTCACGTCGTAACGGCCTGGATCGGAAACACTCCGAAGATTGCGTTAGGACCCTATCTTCAAACCCTCGATGCGGATTTCACAAGGGCGGTGCAGAAGTGGTGCAAAACACGGTGCAGTCACGAGCCGTCGGCAGCCGACTGGAAGCAACAAGTTCGACACAAACCCATGAAAATACAGGACTCCAGGCAACTACTGTCGCCCGGAGCCCCGAACTGACCATTCGTTCAGATGGCCAAGGTGGGACTCGAACCCACACGCCTTGCGGCGCTCGATTTTGAATCGAGTGCGTCTGCCATTCCGCCACTTGGCCGTGACTCACTCAAAATAGGTGGCACGCTGGTGAGCAGCAAGTCTCCTCCCCACCCGAAAGTGAACCGCACCGTACTATTCTTCAGATCACGCGGCCAACACCAGCACCACGAGCATCGGCCAGTCGACGTACTTGGACGCACGCGGATAGCGAGCGGCGAATTCCGTGCTGGGAGCGAACTCTTGCACATTCGAGATCGAAAAACCGGCCCGAACTGCAGCCATCACGAACGCCGCAACCGAATGCGGAACGCTGCCCGGCGCCACCAGTTCGCCCGAACGCGGGTCGGTGAATCGCGCCTGTGTGCCGCGGAGGAACATGGCGGGGTGCATCGCCGAGATGACCGCCAGACCGCCCGGCTTCAGCACCCGCTGCGCTTCCGCAAAGAAGTGATTCAAATCGCGCAAGTGTTCCAGAACTAACCCACTCACGACCAGATCGAATTCGGCCGTGAACGGGAGCGGCGTGTGCAAATCATGGGCGATGAAGGTGACTGTTTCTGCACCCGGCTTACGCCGTGCTTCGGCCAACATCCCTTCGGAAAAATCTACTGCGGTAACGACCGCGCCGTGTTCCGCGAGCCACAGCGAATGTCGTCCGGTACCGCACCCGAGATCGAGCACGCGCAGGCCACGCACCTCGCCCACTGCGGCCCGCACAACGGGTTCTTCAAGCCCCTGAAGTGGGTTCCCGTCGTGGTCGTAGACTTCTGCCCAGCGATCATATCCCGTTTGTACCGATGAAATTGCGTCCGTCATGTCGCTCTCCGAGCCGGTGCTACCTTCCGACAAGCACCTCACCGTTTCCACCAGTAAGGAGATCGCCCCGGAAGCAGCGCACTGTTCCGACACCGAACGCGGGGGGGAAGTTCACTCCCATCCCTCGAAGGTGGCGAAGATATAGCGGCAGAAAAGACGGTTTGTAATCGCACGAGAAGCGGAATGATGGCGGCAAGAGCGGTTCGCGCGTCGTGAGAATGGTACCGCGTTTCATACCGGCACCACAGCGCTCGCCGACGTCGGCGAGTAGCACGAGCGTCCCCGCGATCATGGACGCACCCGCGAACTCCCCACACGCGCCCTCCACGACGATCGATCCGCGGCGCATGAGTAAACCGAGTTCGTCACCGGCCGAACCGCGAACATGGATCGTGCCCCCCGTCATCCCGCGGCGCGACCCGCGATACGCGGCCCCCACCTGATCGCCCGCGGCCCCGCGAACCTCGATCGAACCTCCCCGCATCTCCGCGCCGAGCCAGTCCGCAGCGCCCGCGTCGAGAATCAAAGAGCCGCCGCTCATCTGCGCGCCCGCATGCAATCCGACCGAACCTTCCACGAACACGCTCCCGCTTTTCATTCCGGCGCCGATGTGCTTCACGTTCCGCGTATCACCCGCGAAGTGCAAATCCGCCAATCGGTGCGGATCGTGAAGCACATCGAAGAACTCGCCGAGCGGCTCCGAACGATTTCCGTACTGGACCGGCAACTTCGCCACTTCCAGAACCGACAGTCCCGCAACCTTATCTGGAGTGATACCCTCAAGTTCGAGGGGAATGGCCGACGGCGCGCGGAGCGTGAGTTTGAACATGGAGAGTTCCGCACAACCTGATGAGACAGACAAAATTCGCCGCGGATGAACGCGGATACGCGCGGATCAGAATCGGACCTTCTCAGCTCTTTGCTTGAATCCGCGTTCTCTGTGTTCATCCGTGACCGATTCGCGGTCCGTTACGGGAAGCTGGGGATCGAGAACACTTTGGTTCGATCGATGAACTCGAATGCCTTGAGTGCGGTCAACTTAAACGAGCCATCGGGCTGTTTACCGAACGTCGCCCGCATGTAGACGGGGATCGTTTTCCCATCGGCCTCGGCCTTGGCGATGAACCCGAGTTCGATCGTGTTGTCGTCGATCACTTTCACATCGTCACGGGAGAAGCCCGATACGGACACCGTTACCCGGAACTGCCGGAGCAACTCCCAAAATCCGGACTTCTTGAGTTCGTCCCGCGTTGCGACTTTCGTCTGGCTCGCATCCGTCTGCACGCTCACTTTGTCTGCTACTTGCTTGATAAATGCGTCCGGGTTCTTCGCGTTCGCGGCGGCGCCCATTTCCGTGAGCCGGCGCACCGCCTCTTCGCGCGGGCTGTCGTACAGCCTGTCAATCAGGAACACGAGTAGCAGGAGAAGCACCGCGATCCCAAATGGTATCGCGGATTTGCGGTCCTGCCGCTTGGCCGCGATTGCGCCCGTTACAGCAAGGGCGACCGCGAGGATGAGGTACAGAACGGGCGGGGGATCACTGAGAATTGAGGGCATGATCTCACCGACAAATGTCACAAGGGCGCGAGTCGTAAAGTCGGAGACCGAGAGGGTCGCGTGGCGACCTTACGACTCGCCCCGCGACTTACGACCGGCGCAGCTCCCACCCATAGACGGCGGCCGAGCCGAGCTGTTCCTCGATGCGAAGGAGTTGGTTGTATTTCGCGATGCGGTCGGTGCGGCTCGCCGAA
This region of Gemmata massiliana genomic DNA includes:
- a CDS encoding formylmethanofuran dehydrogenase subunit C — protein: MFKLTLRAPSAIPLELEGITPDKVAGLSVLEVAKLPVQYGNRSEPLGEFFDVLHDPHRLADLHFAGDTRNVKHIGAGMKSGSVFVEGSVGLHAGAQMSGGSLILDAGAADWLGAEMRGGSIEVRGAAGDQVGAAYRGSRRGMTGGTIHVRGSAGDELGLLMRRGSIVVEGACGEFAGASMIAGTLVLLADVGERCGAGMKRGTILTTREPLLPPSFRFSCDYKPSFLPLYLRHLRGMGVNFPPAFGVGTVRCFRGDLLTGGNGEVLVGR
- a CDS encoding site-specific integrase gives rise to the protein MFLDEYLAQRRGDSKPATAVTIHRVVTDLTAFLGAGTDLRAVTVEKAEGSKCFYQDKSLASATVYRRLKMAKMLFGHALNLKLIGANPFAGVKSKNHNPAERRHYITPTDALKLIDVANPTWRTIIALSRFGGLRCPSEVLSLKWETVNLVAGRMVVHSPKTEHLEDRSERIVPVLAALRPFLEEAWELAAPGEQYVVGSIQGNNYRATANGPAGWVNTNLRTTFEKVLRRAGLSRGPKCSTICGQVAKPT
- a CDS encoding winged helix-turn-helix domain-containing protein, with amino-acid sequence MGGPGFLTGAPECQVLGCLDRPPTAYGFDTDLWTARRVPERIHTRFGVRFHPSDLREWLSARNDSPQKPARPARQRDQSGIDRWVARDRERIQKRPGPSAHLVPIDETGLFLNPLGPRGRTR
- a CDS encoding class I SAM-dependent methyltransferase, coding for MTDAISSVQTGYDRWAEVYDHDGNPLQGLEEPVVRAAVGEVRGLRVLDLGCGTGRHSLWLAEHGAVVTAVDFSEGMLAEARRKPGAETVTFIAHDLHTPLPFTAEFDLVVSGLVLEHLRDLNHFFAEAQRVLKPGGLAVISAMHPAMFLRGTQARFTDPRSGELVAPGSVPHSVAAFVMAAVRAGFSISNVQEFAPSTEFAARYPRASKYVDWPMLVVLVLAA